Proteins from one Oryza sativa Japonica Group chromosome 12, ASM3414082v1 genomic window:
- the LOC107279585 gene encoding ATP synthase subunit 9, mitochondrial — protein MLEGAKSIGAGAATIALAGAAVGIGNVLSSSIHSVARNPSLAKQLFGYAILGFALTEAIALFAPMMAFLISFVFRSHISWCRYLSLQIEIPRPPNLLVVGGGKKSGNVGFFHSAYLSFSSFSLCSGN, from the coding sequence ATGTTAGAAGGAGCTAAATCAATAGGTGCCGGAGCTGCTACAATTGCTTTAGCGGGAGCTGCTGTCGGTATTGGAAACGTCCTCAGTTCTTCGATTCATTCCGTGGCGCGAAATCCTTCATTGGCTAAACAATTATTTGGTTATGCCATTTTGGGCTTTGCTCTCACCGAAGCTATTGCATTGTTTGCCCCAATGATGGCCTTTCTGATTTCATTCGTTTTCCGATCACATATTTCTTGGTGTAGATATCTCTCTTTGCAAATAGAGATACCGAGGCCCCCCAACCTACTAGTTGTTGGTGGGGGAAAGAAGAGTGGGAACGTGGGCTTCTTTCACAGTGCgtacctctctttctcttctttctcgCTCTGTTCTGGAAACTAA